In a genomic window of Methanogenium sp. S4BF:
- a CDS encoding thiamine-phosphate synthase family protein: protein MQTREEVMAALQEAASAIAAGADSQLIPKEGIRMGYAIQGATAQNDVCSKDSRITENPSVIRFGADPVVARVILTIIRHEGCLRSAASVRCTPEILRSITDDLALDACAYGTSPPGSATMDWGVESCCREGVPDIIYGQKMAGNDVILWIIAETPADVARNIIMLSGCISYTSL, encoded by the coding sequence ATGCAGACCCGGGAAGAGGTAATGGCTGCCCTGCAGGAGGCGGCATCCGCCATCGCAGCAGGGGCAGACTCACAGCTGATCCCGAAAGAGGGCATCAGGATGGGCTATGCCATTCAGGGGGCCACAGCACAAAATGATGTATGCAGCAAGGATAGCAGGATTACGGAGAACCCATCTGTCATTCGCTTTGGTGCAGACCCGGTGGTGGCGCGGGTGATTCTCACCATCATCCGGCATGAAGGCTGCCTCCGGTCAGCAGCATCGGTGCGATGCACGCCGGAGATACTCCGGTCCATAACAGACGACCTCGCGCTGGACGCCTGCGCATATGGTACATCCCCCCCTGGGTCCGCTACTATGGACTGGGGGGTGGAGTCCTGCTGCAGGGAAGGTGTGCCGGATATAATCTATGGGCAGAAAATGGCTGGAAATGATGTCATCCTCTGGATTATCGCCGAAACTCCTGCAGATGTCGCACGTAATATTATTATGCTCTCGGGTTGCATTAGTTATACCAGTTTATAG
- a CDS encoding 30S ribosomal protein S17e, translating into MGIKPSYIKSLSQELIVKHGNRFSGDFDENKLAVSEVSVIDSKRVRNRVAGYITRKVNRRKEI; encoded by the coding sequence ATGGGAATCAAACCATCTTACATTAAATCATTGAGCCAGGAATTGATCGTAAAGCACGGCAACCGGTTCAGCGGAGACTTTGACGAAAACAAGCTTGCCGTTTCTGAAGTTTCAGTTATCGACAGCAAACGTGTCAGAAACCGTGTGGCAGGCTACATCACGAGAAAGGTAAATAGAAGGAAAGAAATATAA
- the dapA gene encoding 4-hydroxy-tetrahydrodipicolinate synthase — protein MFEGVYPALITPFEDTSDAGLNLPGLRANIEYLIDNGVHGVVPCGSTGESATLTFEEHEIVIGETIDAVNGRVPVVAGTGSNNTAEALRFTKSAYDQGADAVLVLSPYYNKPNRSGLIKHYTKLADVGVPVIIYNVPSRTGQNLPADLITELAAHPGIVGVKEASGNIGQISQIIEETRDEDFSVFSGDDAMTLPVLALGGAGAIAVTANIEPARMVALYERFRAGDYAGAREMHFELSPLMRAMFIDTNPIPVKQAAAMRGMAAGPLRLPLDCMTDAAEAQLREVLSRYD, from the coding sequence ATGTTTGAGGGTGTTTATCCTGCACTTATCACTCCGTTCGAGGATACTTCTGATGCGGGCCTGAATCTTCCGGGTCTTCGCGCAAACATTGAGTATCTGATTGACAACGGAGTACACGGGGTCGTGCCCTGTGGTTCAACCGGTGAGTCAGCAACCCTGACATTTGAAGAGCATGAGATTGTCATTGGAGAGACAATCGATGCCGTCAATGGCAGGGTGCCGGTCGTTGCCGGAACTGGTTCAAATAATACCGCCGAAGCCCTGCGATTTACCAAATCCGCATATGATCAGGGTGCAGACGCGGTCCTTGTTCTCTCTCCGTATTACAACAAACCGAACCGGTCCGGCCTAATTAAGCACTATACAAAACTTGCAGACGTCGGCGTCCCTGTCATCATCTACAACGTACCCTCACGCACCGGCCAGAACCTTCCTGCCGACCTCATAACCGAACTTGCCGCACACCCGGGCATTGTCGGTGTCAAAGAGGCGAGCGGCAACATCGGCCAGATCTCACAGATCATCGAAGAGACGCGGGACGAGGACTTCTCGGTCTTCTCCGGGGATGATGCAATGACGCTGCCGGTTCTCGCACTGGGTGGTGCGGGCGCGATTGCCGTCACCGCAAACATTGAACCCGCGCGGATGGTCGCTCTCTACGAACGGTTCCGTGCAGGTGACTATGCCGGTGCACGCGAGATGCATTTTGAACTCTCTCCTCTGATGCGTGCCATGTTCATCGACACAAATCCCATCCCTGTCAAGCAGGCAGCTGCAATGCGGGGCATGGCTGCAGGGCCGCTTCGCCTGCCGCTTGACTGCATGACGGATGCTGCAGAGGCACAACTGAGGGAGGTGTTGTCCCGCTATGATTAA
- the dapB gene encoding 4-hydroxy-tetrahydrodipicolinate reductase, whose protein sequence is MIKVAICGALGRMGTTIAHLVSEEDDMTFVGGVDIKGGTLLGSPVVPSAEIRSFLQDVKPDVLIDFTIAHAAVENIIAGAGAGVALVVGTTGFSAEQRAKIDAVIEGTVPAVISSNYSVGMNIFWKLVREAAQRLGDYDTEVIEAHHRYKKDAPSGTARTILEIISEETGKTEYMYGREGMTERKDEIGVHVIRGGDIVGDHTVLFAANNETIELSHRAYDRAVFAHGVIRAARFVSGKSPGIYSMDDVLDL, encoded by the coding sequence ATGATTAAGGTAGCCATCTGCGGGGCGCTTGGGCGCATGGGCACCACCATTGCACATCTTGTAAGTGAGGAAGACGATATGACGTTTGTCGGTGGTGTGGACATCAAAGGCGGCACCCTTCTGGGCTCACCGGTGGTCCCGTCCGCTGAAATTCGTAGCTTTCTGCAGGACGTAAAACCTGACGTCCTTATTGATTTCACGATTGCGCATGCGGCGGTTGAAAATATCATCGCGGGCGCCGGGGCAGGCGTGGCCCTTGTCGTCGGCACAACGGGTTTTTCCGCTGAACAGCGCGCGAAAATAGACGCGGTCATTGAGGGCACGGTCCCTGCAGTCATCTCCAGCAATTACAGTGTCGGCATGAACATCTTCTGGAAACTCGTCCGTGAGGCAGCACAGCGCCTCGGTGACTATGACACTGAGGTCATTGAGGCCCACCATCGCTATAAGAAGGATGCGCCGTCCGGTACTGCGCGGACCATACTTGAGATCATCAGCGAGGAGACCGGCAAGACGGAGTACATGTACGGCAGAGAGGGAATGACGGAGCGAAAGGACGAGATCGGAGTCCACGTCATTCGCGGCGGAGATATTGTCGGCGACCATACTGTTCTTTTTGCGGCAAACAACGAGACTATTGAGCTTTCCCATCGTGCCTATGATCGTGCGGTATTTGCCCATGGCGTTATCCGTGCGGCACGGTTTGTATCCGGAAAATCCCCGGGAATCTACTCGATGGACGATGTCCTTGATCTCTGA
- a CDS encoding 4Fe-4S binding protein, producing the protein MVAIVDEEKCTGCETCVDICPAAAIEMQDGIAVVDADLCIDCESCVDECPAEAIRME; encoded by the coding sequence ATGGTAGCAATAGTTGACGAAGAAAAATGTACAGGCTGTGAAACATGTGTGGATATCTGCCCTGCAGCAGCGATTGAGATGCAGGACGGTATTGCCGTTGTTGACGCAGACCTTTGTATTGACTGTGAATCCTGTGTGGATGAATGCCCGGCTGAAGCCATCCGCATGGAGTAA